AATTTTCTGAAATATTGGAAATCTTTAAAAACTCTATTCACGtcattcaaaaagtcataatattttccattattaGAGTCGCTTAACAATAATCGCATTTGACACTGAAGTGGACTTTTGTAAAGTAATTATGGTATGGAAATTGCTCTTGTTCCCTTAAGTCCCCGGGTGATGATTTCCACCCCCACCGACATCCTGTGgcaaaagagattaaaaaagtACCGATGATATCAATGAATGTCCACGCTGTTAAGATTGGAGATTGGGTATAGAGCTTTTGAAAATACCAACGCAACCTTACCGAAGGAATGGGAAATCTAGGGCTTTCTAATCTTCCTTGAGGTGCACTCTTGGGAATCCATGTTGTCATTTTGGAAGAAATAAATAGAACTCATAATATTTCACAATTCACATACAAAGATTGTCTTGAGATTTGAATGATCACATGATGCATCGAATCCACTTAAATGTCTTATTCACAACTAACCCATAGGTTTATtagtaattaaagaaaatgaactaGGGTGTGGAATAGGCACACAATACAGTTCCGACTgatgattgtgatattcattTCCAGACATCTTTTCACAAAGCCGAAAGTAATTTAGGTTGACAAAAGCATAAGATTAACTTGATGAGAgtgtaaaatatttaaaatagttAAATTGAGaatagggaaaatgacaaaaaagtcCCTGAActctttatgattttttttttttaatttgttcaatatggtttctaaactttagttcaatatgcaatgtcgtttccgaattttttatttgtttaatatgatccataaattgttggtacatgttcaatttaatcttgaAATATATCTAAATGTTCAATGCTATCCTTAAATTTGAactaattgaaaaatgaaattggataTTGTTATATAATATGGGGACTTGATTAAACATTTATTGAAAGTTTaaggaccaaattaaataaattaaaagtttaaggaatatattatatataagccaaaattcatggatcatttatgtaattatcGCTTGAGAATATTATGGAATCACAAGAGAGAACACAATAATCACGTTGTTTGGAAGCACTCACTGCACATCGCTTACGAAGATTAATTAGATTATCCTCAATACGGGAATTAATGAATGTGCAAGGAACAATATTGAGgtaattaaagtttaaaaaacttaaaaggtACCCACCGGTAGGCAGCTGTGATGGTTCAGACTTGCTCCTCATCATCGGTCATAAGTTCGAATCTCCAAGTTCTAGCGTCTTAAGTGAGGAGTCATGGTGGTGGGATCCTGTGTTAGTTTCCCCTGAGGTATAGAGGCCTGGCCCTCAGTGCTGTCCGTGCACCGGGGGCCGTGGTGGAGTCAtcggttacaaaaaaaaaaaaaaaaaaaaaggtcgcgaTGGATCAAGCATGCTGGGCTCTATAAACTCTCCAGCAACTCTATTCTCTCCCCAAGAATCTCTCCTCCTAAATAACCACTTACAGAGCAAAACAAAAGCTCAAAGCTCATATGTTTTATTATGCCCATTCTCACCGGCCCTTTACAGATCATTTCTGTCGTTTGGTGTTTCCTACAATTCAATGCTGGCCCACTTAGTGAGCCCAAACCAGCCATTCGAAACTGCTGTTCTGGCCCAACAACGTTTTCCGCAGCAGAATCTGCTGGCGGTGGATCTCCTTCTCCGCCGCCTGTTCTCTCTTCCCGATGATCAGACGTTGTCGGCCGGAGATTCATCTCAAGGCAAGCTGACTTTTTTCTCTTCTGGGGGAAAATCATACGGTGATGGGTTCGTATCGTTTCGACTTTCTTGGTAGTTGCTTGCTCTGTtcgttcgtcttcttctttctttcttctaattTCTGCTTTTCTTTAGCTGCCGCATCCCTCGAAAGCAACGACCCGATGGAGTCCATTTGAAGTAGGCCATTTTCGCCGCGGTTGTGGTTCAGCTGATTGTGAGGTGGCCGTTTGCTAATGTTGCTGACCTGTGGTTGTGCAAAGGTTGTATGTTGGCTTCTTCCTCGTCGGTTCTGCGAAGACAGCATTTCTTGGTGAGGTCGCTGTGTCTGGGAGGTGGCGGCAACCGCAAGAGATTGAACGACATAAGGTCGATGGCTTGTGATTCTGAGGCTGAGAACGTTCTGAGGGCAATTGCTCCGCCGCTTGACCAAAGTAAATATAAAGGCCAGGCAGGTTCGTCTGTAGTCTTGGGACTGGATGATTTGTTCTCTACAATGATTCTTGATGTTAATATTTCTTTCTGTTACAATGGGTTCTTTTATGGCCTTGCTTAACCATGAATTGGATTATGTTCTTGGTGGACAGATTTATAATAAGGAAACAAATTCGTTCACATGttacccttttttctttcaaatgcaTCTGATATCTTCAATTGGGTGCTTTTAGCTGTGAGCTTTTAGTTATGGCATTTGCTGAAGTGGGGAATTTTAGTGAACTAATGCTATTATTCTCTTATTACGTGTTTACCAGGAAAGGTAGCAATTGTTGGTGGATGTCGTGAATACACTGGCGCTCCATATTTCGCGGCTATTTCTGCCCTGAAAATTGTTAGTTCTCTTGACCGATTTGGTTTAACTTTGTAAGTTATTTAGTTCTGATTTTATCAGTTATGAAGTCTTTAACGGGTAATGTGCtaaagaatacaaattttgcATCTTTCTTGGGTCATATTGATATTTGCTAGGTGAGGTGTAACTTTCTTGATTTTGCAGGGTGCAGATTTATCACATGTTTTCTGCACAAAAGATGCTGCCCCGGTTATAAAAAGCTACAGCCCtgaattgattgtgcaccctGTTTTAGAAGAATCTTACAACATCAAGTGAAAAAATTATTGACTTCTGTTTTTATGATCTAAATTCCATGTTTGAGCAGATTTTTACCTGTTAAGGATTTCTTTCAGGGATGAGGAGAAAGAACAAATCTCAGGCAAGGTTCTTGCAGAGATTGATAAATGGCTGGAAAGGTTTGATTGTCTTGTAGTTGGTCCAGGTCTTGGAAGAGACCCATTCTTGCTGGTATGCTTCTGTGGCCCTATCGATCTCAGTTCATTTGCTTATTTAGTCTGTATTAAGTTACCATGTccgcatttctttttatttgaaataactttttattGTGCCTCGGCAGCACATCGggttgatcattttttttctcaaattttttttattcattagaGCCTGATCTTTTCTCTTCTGTTTACTGAGATTCTTAATTTGTTTCTTAATTTGTCTCTCATTGTTTTATATCCTGTCACTCTTGGTAACCAAACTTTCATTGAAAATTAAGAGAAACTGTGCAGTGTGATATTTTCCTATGAgagcattttttatttaaataggCATTGCCAAGGGTAGCAGTGAGACATTTGACATGTGTTTCTGGGTGACTGAAAGCTACAGAGAACTGCAGTGCAGCCAGAGGTCTTATCTAAGATCTTTTAGAACTGTTAAGCATCAACACAGTACAAATTAAACCTACATATATGATTAATCTTCACTGAATTGGCATTTAAAAGCCATATACTGGATTAAAATAAACACACCTTGGAGAAAAATGTTGTTGTCTCTATAACAATGTCTATTAGGGCATAAACAGATGTATGCAACTGATGCCAAACTTGTCGAAAGCACTGATGTCGATGCTGTTTCTGTTTTATTATGACTGGAGGTGGAAACACTGGAAACAGACCTTCCTTTTTTCATCAGTGTTGTCCTTATTTTCTTGCTTAGACTGGATGTCCTGTTAAAGCTCTACCTGAAGCATTCTATGTTTTTATACATGTCCAGGGATGTGTGGGTCAGATCATGAGTCATGCACGACAGCGCAATGTTCCAATTGTCGTAGATGGGGTAATGAGCTATTGCTATGTATCACCAACTTTAAGAATCGCTCTTCATGGATCTATTTCTACTATCTAATATCTTAATATGGCATTTGACCTTCTGCGCTGACCCTCTGCTGTTATGCAGGACGGGCTCTTTCTTATTACAGACAATCCTGATCTTGTTAGCGGTTACCAGTTAGCTGTCTTAACTCCAAATATCAATGAATATAAGCGCCTGGTCAAAAAAGTACTGAATTGTGAAGTAAATGATCAAGATGCTCATCAGGAATTGCAATTGCTTGCTAAACAGTAAGCTTATTTGCAGTGTTTGTCTGCTTTTATTGGAGGTTTCTGGGAGCTTAGCTAATTTCTTAGTATGTAATGTTCAGTATATTCCAATTCTGTGATGTTATATGCTTATACACATTCATATTCATTGTTTGTTGGCAATGCATTCACCTAAGTATCAGAGCGGCTAAAAAATCATGTAGATATATATCTGTTGGTCTCATCCAAAATTGCATAAGCTTCCCCTTACACAATGACCTTTGTTCATGCTACCATTTTGACCTTTTCAAGGAAagtcttttgaaattttgaaatcaaaCTTTTATGTGGGCACATGTTAGTTGTGagaaaattaactaatatttgTAGTAATCTCTTTATATATGATGCAGTGATACTGCCATGTTGTGGTTGTTTTGCTgggtttgtgaaaatttcaaatatttatgattgtattttaaaattttttatgttctGAAAAATGAACTAATATCAGTGTTTATTCTTTCAGGATAGGCGGTGTTACTATCATGCGAAAGGGGAAATCCGATCTGATAAGTGATGGTGACATAGGTATAGGATGAACCATATGCCATAATTCTTCTTGGTGTGATATTTTGCAGTCTTTTGGATGCGTTTATAGGTCATCCGTTATTATTGCTTTGAATGCTGTAAGAAATGCTAGATCGTTTATTCATTGAGTATTCTTTCTGGACACTCCAAGCAGGTGCAACATAACTACACCTTGAATTGATTAAAGCtatccaatattttttttttttgatatgaTCTAGCCTTTTTCTGGAACTCAACGAATAAAGGGACAATAAGCTGTTTGGTAGCCTGGTTTTGTGGAACTTGTCCATGCATTCCTAAAATAACAAGGAATTCTGTTTTCTCATTTAAAATTGAGTATCTGTATCCCTTCCTTTCCTGCTAGGATTGGAAAACCTGTACTTTACATATCCATAAGTTCATAAGGACTGGTGTATCCTTGCTAATATGCTGCATATTGTGTAAGCAGATAAGCTAGCTACAAGTGGTACCtttttcttccccctttttttgtAGGAAGTGTGAGTTCTTGatatgctcaattaaataatatatgattGTTTTAGAGGATAGAAAATGTGAACATACCTTGCCTAGTTTGATGTGCCGTTACACCTGGATCCTTTAACTTAAAGACTTGAAAACATATCATTATTGTTGTGAAAGCTTCGAAATTGAGTGTGATCTTATCACCCAGAGCTTCATATCGCGATGACAGAATGGGGTGTAGATcatgaattttggaaattttaaaattttaagcagTAAGCAGTAACTTTTGTTTCTTCGCTAGcatgtattttaattttatttgggcAAGGTTTATGATATCCCCTGTCGGTGTTTGCAGTTAAATCAGTGAGCCAGTATGGTTCACCTCGACGCTGTGGTGGCCAGGGTGATATACTCTCTGGAAGGTACATAATCTCTTTCACTTCAGTAACTTCTTATTCAAAAATATGCTGCGGTCCCGACTTATTTCTGTTGCCTCGTCTACATCATGTTCTATTGTCTATAGATACAtatcaattattcattttgactCAACTTTCTTCCCAAGAGTAAGGAGTAAATTTTTATTGTGGATTATTGATGATTTCCAAATGTTTGTAATGTCAGTGTTGCAGTATTTGTATCTTGGGCTCATCAACACAGTTCAGGTGCTGGAGTGGATTCGACCAGGTATATAGCAATCTTACTCACGGATTTCATTTCCAATAATCACAATCTCATTCTAAATATTCTCTTTGAATGCTCGTCTCTTGTAGCCAAATGAATCCAACTGTGATGGGTTGCATGGCGGGATCTATTTTGTTGAGGAAGGCCGCATCACTTGCTTTCGCAAGCAAGAGAAGGTCCACTCTTACCAGCGATATCATTGAGCTATTGGGAAGAAGGTAGTGCCTGGCTCCTCGATCTGAGCTTTTAACTGTATCAAAATAAACAGAATTTTTACGCAGAAACTTCCATTCTTGCAGTTTGGAGGAAATTTCACCAGCA
The nucleotide sequence above comes from Eucalyptus grandis isolate ANBG69807.140 chromosome 2, ASM1654582v1, whole genome shotgun sequence. Encoded proteins:
- the LOC104424730 gene encoding ATP-dependent (S)-NAD(P)H-hydrate dehydratase isoform X1 yields the protein MIRRCRPEIHLKLPHPSKATTRWSPFEVCMLASSSSVLRRQHFLVRSLCLGGGGNRKRLNDIRSMACDSEAENVLRAIAPPLDQSKYKGQAGKVAIVGGCREYTGAPYFAAISALKIGADLSHVFCTKDAAPVIKSYSPELIVHPVLEESYNIKDEEKEQISGKVLAEIDKWLERFDCLVVGPGLGRDPFLLGCVGQIMSHARQRNVPIVVDGDGLFLITDNPDLVSGYQLAVLTPNINEYKRLVKKVLNCEVNDQDAHQELQLLAKQIGGVTIMRKGKSDLISDGDIVKSVSQYGSPRRCGGQGDILSGSVAVFVSWAHQHSSGAGVDSTSQMNPTVMGCMAGSILLRKAASLAFASKRRSTLTSDIIELLGRSLEEISPAC
- the LOC104424730 gene encoding ATP-dependent (S)-NAD(P)H-hydrate dehydratase isoform X2, whose protein sequence is MLASSSSVLRRQHFLVRSLCLGGGGNRKRLNDIRSMACDSEAENVLRAIAPPLDQSKYKGQAGKVAIVGGCREYTGAPYFAAISALKIGADLSHVFCTKDAAPVIKSYSPELIVHPVLEESYNIKDEEKEQISGKVLAEIDKWLERFDCLVVGPGLGRDPFLLGCVGQIMSHARQRNVPIVVDGDGLFLITDNPDLVSGYQLAVLTPNINEYKRLVKKVLNCEVNDQDAHQELQLLAKQIGGVTIMRKGKSDLISDGDIVFAVKSVSQYGSPRRCGGQGDILSGSVAVFVSWAHQHSSGAGVDSTSQMNPTVMGCMAGSILLRKAASLAFASKRRSTLTSDIIELLGRSLEEISPAC